The Macadamia integrifolia cultivar HAES 741 chromosome 3, SCU_Mint_v3, whole genome shotgun sequence genome segment AGATCTTGGAATGTCAATATGGTTGAGTGGTTACTGGTTACCCTCCATTATAAATGAAAACCCCTATCAATCTTATCCAAACATATGAGACCATATGGGAGGTGCAATATTAGCAGCTTCAATGCACTTGAAAGTCTTCCATAAACCACAGATGATAGATCACCTTAAAACAAAAGCTAATTAAACCACACCCGAAGTGAACAAGTACAAAAAGCTATATCAACTAACGAGTCAGAAGATTTGTGAGGCAATAGTTACTTCATCTTATGTTGTCTAGTACTAATGCTACTACAATTATCTTCCATATGCATCCATTTCTAGTGCAACGCCAGAATGATTCTTATCAACTAGTGGACCTTCCCCTCAATGTAAACTATAGATCGATGACCTTTTGGGATCCAAAGACTAGAAGTTTTGGGAAGAAAATAGCAGGGTTCAGGAGCTTAAAAGGAGCTAAGGTTAAATACACATAGTGCCTATAAAACTATTATTCTATTATTCATCTTTGATTTAGTACAATTACTACTAGGGCATTCCCCTAGGGTGAATGACAGCTACAACAACCTCCTTCCAATTCAGTGACTGGATGGAAAGTAAGCAAGGTGGAAAGGAAGTTTAAAAGGTAGTAAGGTCACTCTAATAGCATGTTTTACACCTTTTACCTACATAATAATCTTATTCTTTCTATTCTGGATATGGCAAAAACTTGGTATTCCAGGAAATGAATTCTGAAGAAATGGCCTTGAGGAAAAGAAGGCTGCCTTCTCTGTAGATTAGGTGAACAGATTTAAGACCAGTAAGAGTATTGAACAGAGTCCTTCTAGTGAGGAACAGGTAGGGACGAAGTAGCTATTGGCTGCTTATCATTGAAATGAATATGATGGAGAATCATAAGAGGGAGAGTTAGAATGAAccacccaaacccaaaaaaaaatctaaaaaatgtaaaagaaaaaaaattcaatatataCAGTATCCCATTGActtattttggggttttttttttcctcggaTGTTACCATGTCCATCGTTGACTTAGACTATCCTCATATCTCATATTAGAATTTTAAGGTTATAAACTCAactgaacaaaagaaaaagatgatagACCAGGGTCACTGTACATACTTAAATAAGAGGAAGATGGGAAGGAAAGggaggaaaaggaggaaaaggaggaaaaggaggaAGGTCTTTAACAGTTTAGTCACCATTATGCATAAAGTGAATACACAAGCAAATGAAAAGCTCCATTTCATCTTAAACCACATACATGATGCATCCCATCACAATCTAAAGCGATGCATAAGCCTCTTCATAATGCATCAAAGATACTGATCTTTTTGGCATTAGACCTCTTATTACCAGATCTTGACAAGCCCACAACTTAAACACTTGCCATTGACATAAAAAAAGGTtattgatgtagatcaaaggaTCCAACAGCATTACACCCGTAGGGAAAAGAGACAGCCAGCATCCAGCCTTTAAGCCCCATAGGGCGGGCCTTAAAGCCACATCAAGCCCAGCACTTGAAAGCTACTAGCAGGAAGAAGAACTAGTTGCAGTTGGACGAACTACCTCGTGAAGAATCCAATCAACTtaagaatggagaagaagaatcgGATTCCAGAGCCCTCTTGGGATCCCCCCCCTACTCCCCTAGTATCAGACCCATATAAGCGATATATTTCCAACAATAAATAGTTGCAACAGATCTGGCGGAAGAGTCTCAGAATCAGATCTGATTTCTGGTTGTTGCTCACAATAGGTTAGCCAAATGGGTAGGGGAAAGATACTGTTTGAATCGTCCAGGGAAGAGTAGTGTATGCCCCAAATTTCAGACCAAATCAGTGAGGGACTTCGAATTGGTAGACTCTTCGGTTGGGTTCTGTTTTACCGCTAGTAGCAGCAACTTGTTGAAGTTGCAAGAATAATAACAGGGAaggaataatagaagaagagagagagaaagagagactgcatgaagaaaaagggggggggggaagctcGCAGACTGCCATGCAGGCACCAAACCACTCACAATTTTAATTGATCATCAAATCTGCCCAATGAATTGAGTTACAAGCATActtataaaaacaaaattaaaagtttcctaattgaaGTCTAAAACTGAAGTAAAGAAAATATAAGTATAGTATCCCATGAGGGAATGATTTGTCCAACAGAAATAAGATCTCCTAATTATCTAACCCAATATGGAATCgaactttaaaataaaaaacggaaTGAAACTATAGCGTAACTGAAATATTACAAGATAAATcgaaataagtaaataaataaactagtAATATTCTACTAAACCGAAGACCCAAATCTGGACCTGGTTCACGGTCTGAGTTCCCAAATGGGTTTGTGTCAATCCATGGAAACACTCCTGCATCAATAGAACCAGAGTAGACCAAAGAATATTCCCTGCATTATAACTTACTGCTCCACCTACAAGTGATGGCCCTAGATTCCCCAGAGAGCATCCATCGAATGAAAACAAAGAACTTAACAACTCTCTCCACAAATAAAGGGAGAACTTATTGATCTTCAGCCCTAGAATAATGGAGATGTGGAGCTTCCCACTCACATCTCTGTTTACTTAATATTTCTTCCTTATCTTAACCTTTCACATATTCATTCGGAGACCGTCTATAAACCTGTGCAACTGTTATGGAGATATTGATAGTCTCCACGTCAGAGACTGCAAGGTCATAGAAATGAACAAACTTAAAGACAGCATGAATAGCCCAAAAGTGGTAGATCCAGAGCCCTAAATTTCCTCACTGAAGTAACTTCAAGGGCAGTCAAAAGCCTTTGGCAGTTACCAGTCTATGAACTATGGAGATGAAGATCTTAATAACTATAAAGTCTGCATTTTAAAGAATTATGCTACACCATATCAATTAAGCTTTAGGAAAAGTGCAAATCTAGATCCTTCCAATTTCATGGcttcaataaataaatgcatGCCGCATGAATACATCAGGAGGAGAGATAGATATAGATGCTGGTAAATTTGATTGACTGATTGATCGATGGAGAAACACACACAGGGGAAGCAGTACAGACCACACAGCTGTCATTCAGCAAGGATACCAAGTAGGCCCTTTTACCCCATCCTAGATCATATGCTCCATTttgttccttctatttcccatACTCTGAGGTGCCCAAGTCACCAGGCAACACTACCAAGGCACTCAGATAACACTGAGATGTGGATCTGGGTTTCAAAACCGAACCGGATTGCTTATGGGCCCATTCAAGAGTGCAATAGCCAAATATCAAAGAATgatggcagttctgtaaataaATTGAGGTTTCTAAagagtggcagacttgtaattaATGGGACTCAAGTGAATGTATAATATGTAAGGTGTAGAAGGACTACTCTTGGAAGAAGAAAcgaaagaaactcaaagggggctAAAAGGTAAAGGCAGAGGTATAATGGGAAAGAAAAGAGTAAATTAAGAGACTAGAAGAATCGTggaagagaaaagggaaaaaaggctATCGTCTTTTTCCTCATAACCAGCAAGAACCAGGAAAGGGAACTCGATGGCAGCTCTTGCAATCAGACTCAATCGACCGAGGAATTCAAAGGTGAAGAGTAGCCTAGGCCTGCCGAGTTGATCCAAACCATTACAGTTCAAGAGATCAGGCAGCGTTTGGATTGCAAGATTCTGAAACGAGGGTTCAGCGATAGATGCAGGTACAGCCGTGTAGGGAAGGTTGGTATTCTCGGTGAGAGGGATTTCAGCAACCAAAACCCTAAGAGTTCTGCTCGCCCAGGTGGGTACACCCTTCGCCCAAAGCTTCAGAGTTACCAGATGGCCTTCGAGTGGTATTTAATCTAACAGAAGGGTTGTTGAGTACGTCCAGAACAGAGTATACCAGTGAGggtaaagagagagataaaagggaaggaagggaggaggaagaagaagaagagggggggggggaatggtcATACGACCTTGGCAAGTACCCATCAGGCACCAAAACAACTCAAATCAATTCATTCTCCAGATCTTACCCCAATGAATTGGGTTACAAGCCAATTTATAatgaactgaaattaaaaatttcCCAATTAAAGTCtagaattgaaatcaaataatCTCGTAATCTACTAAAACCTAGActagtaaaaatagaaacacaataaacaattcaaattGGTAATTCCCTACTTGTCTAATaactaaccaaaataaaaagaaaattacatatctttcccaaataaataaatcccaaaagATCCTACTAGCTTTGATTCCAAATTGGTACTaactaaccaaaataaaaagaaaattacatatctttcccaaataaataaatcccaaaagATCCTACTAGCTTTGATTCCaaattggatccggttcatctccaTCTGGACACCCATACAGTTTTGGATCGGTCCAAGGTTGTGCACTTGCATCACACCATCTGGAAGAGGATTTTCATTTAATCCTTTTAAACATTGTTGTACTTAAGCCACCATGTTGCATTCTCAGAACTCTTCCCAAGAACAAAACAACAATATAAATAGAATAAAGCGCAAAACCACCAATTAAGTCCATACCATAAGAGCTCTTAAACTGTATCACATGTGTTTTGGGGGATCAGGTGGTCAACATAAGGTAAAGAATTGAATATTGTTCGAAGATAAAGCACTTTAAATATTGGTGACAATTTGAGAATATTTCTAGTACTTTGTATAGCTTATTAACTCTATTTTCTGTTCACGTTCCCtctaggctgtgtttggtaggcaagataagaaaataaacgaaaagaaaaaagtacaaaaattgtagtattttcttggtttaagaaaatCACATTATGTTTGATATGTCCtaaaccaagagaagattctttttttgaatttcaaaattcacatggggaatggtgaagttttctttttctgcgaaaaaaaatgtcttgcctaaaacacaagaaaataaaaaaaaaacttttcgtttcttttcttttcttctattcgTAGCCAAACATTTATTTTCTtgccatttcatttcttttctattcttttattttcttctcttttctagattcttttttcttttcatttcttttcttttcttctcttggctaacAAACACAGCCCTACTAAAAGTAAACACAAAATCAATGGATCCATTAGGATGAGATAAGAAGTCCAAACAGGTAGGGACTGGTTTGGAATTAATTTGAATTCGTCAACAGGTAACAGACTTGTGTGAGTTGAAGCACAGAAACAAGGATCCAATCCTGAGTTTTCCAAGAATGTCCACCTGATATAGTGCAAATCATGGTAAGAAAAGCATTATATGggcaaaaaactgaaattatttAGTTTAGGTATCAGATGTTTACGTTTCAAAAATTCCAGACCAAGAAATTGAcccatttttaaaattaattttatcaaatttttgcaAACAATTCCGAAAGTATTTTTTGGCCCAAATTATTCATCATCCAAATAATTCACAAGGGCCGTCTGTTGGAGTCCAAAATTTTCAGATTAAATTATTCGTTTCCCAATCATGAATTATCTGCggaggctaaaaaaaaaaaacttcaaactTTTTCAAATAGGGATATAACATGAAGTTACTTGCTAGTTGGAAATTAAATTCCACTCCTCAtgagaataaaaataatttaaaatatatatatatatatatatatatgtaagacCAGTAAAGTGTAGAAACATCAACATAAATAAGCCCCACAATATCAAACTAGTTAATCATCataggagaagaaagaggggtagggtgaaaagaaagagagagagagatagagagagagagagagagagagaataaaagaagaatcaGCATTAGTATCTTCAATTCTCATATAAAGAAACCAAGCACAATGTGCACGATTATACAAGCATAGAGTATCTAAGCATTACTCACAGAGTGCAAAAACAACTCAATccaataaaaaacataaaaaaaatacaccagCAATCACCTAACATTCACCCGACAGCTACAAAACAATTCTAAACaagaaaagggataaaaaaaaatgaagaacaaccaaaatttcCATTTCATCAACCAAATAGATGCAGAGATGCCATTCTACAAGTAAAGCAACAGTTTTCTACGTTGCAGAGAACTGTAAAAAGAGGCCAAATATCAGAGAACAGCAAAGTGcacaaaaaaaagggagggaagGGGGCAATACACTACTCAGTGACAAAACAACAATATCACTTCTGCTCACATTCGATAATAGTGCAATACCCAACTTACCTGGTACTACTTTGGGTGGATCTTCCTTCCCATCAGGAGCGCACGCATACTTCTGCCCCTTGTAAAAAACAAAATGCGGTGGTTTTGGGGCATACAAAGCTCCATCAGGCAAATTAATGTAGCAACCAATAATATCACCTTCCACATAACCTTCTTCACCATACTTCTCTGTCAGAGCCTTATGAACCTTACTCCCATCTGTATCTCTATACCCAAAACTATTCCCATCGTACCCAACCGGCGCCTGCAAATCCCCCTTCTCCGTTGTCCACCCAAGCCTCGTATGACCGGTCTCCCCAAGCTTCGatactttaatttcaaaataccAAGCACCCTCAACAACCCCTCTCGTCGCCCTAACCATTCGGTATCCTTTGGAACTCCCCGCAGACAAACGGTCGTCaccgagctcaactttctcagCCTTGTAGACCTTGGAGAGGCAAATTTTTATGTCGGGTGTATCGTCGCTCTTGTCAGGGAACCGAGCCATTGGAGCTATAAAGACATTGTTTACTGCGGTCACATGGTTGGCATTGGAtttactcttcttcttgttcttccgtGATGATTTCGCCCAAACattgttgtttttcttcttgggcTTCTTTATCGCCGCTGGCGCTGCTGGTGGGGTTAGCGTAATTGTCTCCGGTTCCGCTTGTTCTAGTGGCATTGCTTCGAGGGCTTTCAAACTGAAGGAAGATAGgggctttttcttcttcctaagATGATTTTCATCTTCATCGGAGATTGAGATGGTTTTTGGTGATTGTTGCTCTTGTTTTTGGTGTAGGGTTTTCGGGGTTTCTTCATCATTGTCATCGTCGGAGAGTTCCTCTTCGGAGAGCTCCTCAGAAGCTTCTTCCTGTTTTATATGTTCGTCTAAGTTCTTTCCTGAAGGTTCAATGGTGGCAGGTTGGGTTCCATTGTTGCCCCAATCGTCTTCATCGTCATCCTCGTCCCTGTAAGTAGCTCTCAAGTTATCCATAACTAGGTTTAAAGGTGGAACCCAAAAGGATTCTCCTTAGTTCCTAGTCCAGCAATGCTATGAAAGATTGCTCTTTTATCTACTGAGTTGTACTTCCCAGTTCCAAACCATCTGAGCgagtttttttctttggtttttttgggtaaaatctGAGCTTAGAGTTGGAAGGAGAACAAACAAGAAGAAGCATGCAGGAGAGCTGAGACAAGAAGAAGTCCTGGGTCCGTCCTATGTCATGACTTGTTGTCACAGATCCAATATGGCCGAAGCCcgaaatatataaaataaacgGATAGTATATGAATGGAATAGATATCATtaaattctataataataaataaataaatagataaaacaTGTATATTATTctaattattaaatattaaaaattaaataagtaaTGATCCGAGGGTTCTTAAAGAGGATTCGGTTCCTCTCTTGGGCGAGCGACACAAGACAAGGCAATGATCCAACGATTTGAGAAAGGCATGGAAAATGAGGCATCAAGaaccattggatcatcatcTCACCACGTGATACTCGCCCAGATAGTTATGGACAAGACATGGGCGGTAAGCACTAAGGAAAGGAGCCAGATCTTCTTAAAGATTCAATCCgttttaaagggaaaaaaaaaacctaaaacaatTGAGATACATGGATTGATTATTGACATTTAtatgagatttaaaaaaaaaatcataaatgaaattatatatcaatagataaaagaaaaaataacaatgTAAGGAATGAGACAGGATTCTCTACGATGATACATATTGGGGGTAGGAAGGTATGGGTTATAATAGTCATCTATATTGTTTAAAGAGATTCATATCCAATTAAAGAATATCTGGATTTGATCACTTTCAATCTGGATTTGATCACTTTCAATCTGTTTATATCCCTATTATGAATTACAGTCACTTGGATTTAACAAGCCTTGAATTCTTTCTTACATTCACATGCGCATTTTGACATTTTCCTaaagtttttattctttttggtagaacacTCTCTCTTCGACCAATATGTAAGAGATCGattgattgatttgattttgtttgattGGATTGAATCGGTTTAATTCTAATATGACCAATTGTAAACCAAGCTACTAAGGACGTTTTACTTTGGTATGATTTGGTCAAATTTTGTATAAATATTTTGTTACTGAGCTACCATCATATTTGATCTAGTCCTATTTTGGTTCTACATGTATCcataaggaaatcaatggaaacacatgttttgttttttaggtATTCGATTTCTTATCGGGCTATTATCCGGTCTTAGGTTTTTTATCGAGCTCAGTCCTTTTTTCGATTTCACTCGTTGCATTCGATCAGTCCGATTTGGTTTATGTTTTTCTATTGATTCCATTAAATGCCAACTCAAAATCACCTAAAATCAGCTCTCCAATAAGTGATAAACAAACGGCATGAGATCTACCCTATAGGCACATGCCCTAAAGCTAAAGGGAAACTATTGAGGCACGGAATCAAGTCGCACACACATTGGGGTATGACTCGACCCCCCACATTTTGACATATCAGGCACTTTCCATTAATGATGGATACAAGAGCCACAACATTTGGTTACGAAATGGTGACCTGTCACACCATCAACCTCTCCTACATAAATTCTGATTTACAATGGCATGTCACACCTCTAGCCTTGCCTACATGAACTCCGGTCCATATAACCAATGTGACCCCAGGAGTCAGGACCATGCAAACCAAGGCCACTCCTCCTCCCTGTATATATCCGAATAGTATCCCATGTACAAAGGtcaattttctcttcaccaaGCCTATCTATTATGTGCCACTTGGTAGCATTAGGTGGGTGGCTTAGGAGTTACATAGTAGTTATCTTTGTATGGAAATTAAGGGGGTAGTGGGGATCGATTTAGTTATGTTAGACATGTTAAATGGGGAAGTTACTTTAACTAATTATATTTATGTAAATACCATAAGATAATATGAAGAAAGTGTGTTTGAATCCAAGTAGAACTCTTTGAGTTGAAGGTAAACTTCCTCTATAAGTCAAACCTCAAGCTTGGTCCATAAAACTAATGCTTCTCCTTATTTTGTTTGTAATCTCTCTTTCATCCTATTTTATCATTCAATGGAaatgagaatttattttttgtttcaagtttAGTCCTTACCCTGATTCTATATATAATTGGTATTGATCCATTAAGTGTACTGCACAAAAAATCCTCAAGttttaaaaaggagaaaactgAT includes the following:
- the LOC122074576 gene encoding protein TRAUCO-like; the encoded protein is MDNLRATYRDEDDDEDDWGNNGTQPATIEPSGKNLDEHIKQEEASEELSEEELSDDDNDEETPKTLHQKQEQQSPKTISISDEDENHLRKKKKPLSSFSLKALEAMPLEQAEPETITLTPPAAPAAIKKPKKKNNNVWAKSSRKNKKKSKSNANHVTAVNNVFIAPMARFPDKSDDTPDIKICLSKVYKAEKVELGDDRLSAGSSKGYRMVRATRGVVEGAWYFEIKVSKLGETGHTRLGWTTEKGDLQAPVGYDGNSFGYRDTDGSKVHKALTEKYGEEGYVEGDIIGCYINLPDGALYAPKPPHFVFYKGQKYACAPDGKEDPPKVVPGSEISFFKNGVCQGVAFKDLNGGRYYPAASMYTLPNQPNCVVKFNFGPEFECFPEDFKGRPLPQPMIEVPYHGFDSTVQNGASEERKT